One window of the Pieris brassicae chromosome Z, ilPieBrab1.1, whole genome shotgun sequence genome contains the following:
- the LOC123718834 gene encoding N(G),N(G)-dimethylarginine dimethylaminohydrolase 1 yields MDFKMHDYTHVIVSKSSPRPDRADINDSRRQYDCYIRLLSELNLETIEVEAGSSFPEAVVLEDIALVCHGIALLLKPKAGQEQLVKSVKQALENDLGQTVIELSDPDAMLLGSDVLFTGREFFVGICETSNEAGASAVAAAFPEFPCTPIKVTKGAQHLKKYITVAGPDILCVAASKEAKELLKRMEREASFSYQTLTVPEEEAANCLYVNGTLIHRAIEEIPQSFKVFCEKIDFSRRSICFSELSKISSGLSACCLLLRKPFTL; encoded by the exons ATGGATTTCAAAATGCATGATTACACCCATGTTATCGTTAGTAAATCATCGCCGCGACCAGACCGGGCCGATATTAATGACTCAAGACGCCAATACGATTGCTATATAAGACTACTGAGTGAATTAAATTTGGAAACAATTGAAGTTGAAGCTGGTTCATCATTTCCTGAGGCTGTAGTACTGGAAGACATTGCACTTGTGTGCCATGGCATAGCTTTGCTTCTCAAACCAAAGGCGGGACAAGAGCAGTTA gtaaaATCTGTAAAACAAGCTCTCGAAAATGACCTTGGCCAAACAGTAATTGAATTGTCTGACCCTGATGCTATGTTGCTGGGATCTGATGTCTTGTTcacag GTCGTGAGTTTTTTGTTGGTATTTGTGAAACAAGCAATGAGGCTGGTGCAAGTGCAGTGGCAGCAGCTTTTCCTGAATTTCCATGTACACCTATCAAG GTTACAAAAGGTGCACAGCATTTGAAGAAATACATAACAGTTGCTGGACCAGATATTTTATGTGTAGCAGCAAGCAAGGAAGCAAAGGAGTTGTTGAAGCGGATGGAAAGGGAAGCAAGTTTCTCGTATCAGACACTTACGGTGCCTGAAGAGGAAGCGGCCAATTGTCTATATGTCAATGGTACATTGATACACAGAGCTATTGAGGAGATACCGCAGTCGTTTAAG gttTTTTGTGAGAAAATTGATTTCTCGCGCCGATCGATATGTTTCTCGGAGCTGTCGAAGATATCGTCAGGGCTTAGTGCTTGCTGCTTGCTGTTAAGAAAGccatttacattataa